The DNA segment TAAATACCTAAAATCAAGAGGTGCTATTTCAGGCAAAGGCTCTTCTCTTTTTAAATCCTGGGCATAAGTATAGGCAATACCTAACTGATGCTGTAATCCAGCTCCAAGGCGCTGCGTCCAGTTAATTTCAAATCCGGTTTTAAATGCCTTATCAATATTTACAAAACGACGCACACCTGGACTCGTAGCTAATTGTGCCGTTAAATTAGTATCAATAACTGATGAAATAAAATCCTGCATATACGACGCAAAAACATCCAAGTTAAATACAGATTTTCCAGTGAGCCATTGCACGGTCATATCCAATTGATTATTCACCTCCGCATCTAACTGAGGGTTACCCAACATCTCATAAGGATCTTGACCCACAGAAAAATAGTTGATAAAACGCTCAGTCAGTCCTCCACTACGCTGTGCCCTACCTAGCCAAAGTCCAACCGTAGTCGACTGATTTAATTTTCGAGATGCGCCCACACTAAAGCTTGGATTCACTTGTAGCTGATTCACATCGCCATATACTTGAGTAAATTCATCACTACCATCATTTACTTTAGCACTATTCACCTCGATCCTTCCCGAGAAAACAAAATGATATTGACCTGTCTGCAAGTGATACTCCCCAAAAAAACCATTTTTTGCAATATAACTATCCTGCCAGGCATTATCTTCAAATGACTTTCCGGCATTGGATCCCATCAAAAACTCACGGGTACGTGTTCCTTCAGCTCCTTCTACACGCCAGTCGGCACCAGCAAACAGACTCCCTTTTGCAAAGCTCCACACTCCCTCTGTACGCGCACCATAATTATACGTACTAGCCGGTGTTCTTGCGTTCATCATACGTGGTTCAATTTTTTTAAGAAGATTATCCATCAGGTGATCCACAAAAGAGGCAAAGACAGTCGTATTCCATGACTTTAGCTTTGTATTATCCATACGAATCGTATGTCGCGCATTCATTATCCAGGTATCATCCTTTCTAAGATCCATACCCAAGGCGGGAAAATCCACATCCCGGGCCCTATTGTATATGGCAGAAACGTTCAATTCCTGAGTATTACCAAGCTTAAGCCCTATATTCGTTCCAAAGCTAGCTCTTTCAAAGTCTGACTGAACCGTCTGATTATTTCCTGTTTCGTAATCACCACCTTGGGTCCAGGCACCAAAAAGACTAATATCATAGCTTTCTCCTCTAAAGCCAATTTGCGCCTCACTGGTTAATACAGAACCATTACTTTGATAACCGGATGACAAACGCCCGTAAGCATCATTTTGTCGGGTAAATCTAAGCTTAGAAGGTACCAAATTCACGGTTCCTCCGAAGCCTGTTCCATACCGTAATGCATGCGGACCTTTCAACACCTCTATCCTATCTATCATATTAGGAGCCATTTGGCTAGTTGGAGGATCCATTCTATTGGGACAAGCGGCCGTGGTACTTTGCACCCCATTTAAAACAATATTAAGCTGATCATATTTAAAACCTCTAAAAACAGGATCAAAACCATAGTTCCCACTTTTTCGAATACTGTTTAACATGGGTGTTTGATTTAAAATACCTGCGGCATCGTGCGCCATTCGATCGTGATATTCAAGTTTGATACCTAACGAGGGTGTTTGTTTGGAGCGAACCGCCAAAATCGTTACCGGAAAAATACGCACCGATATACTTTTTCGATATCCATATCCCTTTTTAGCCAGGACCTGGAGCTGTTGATCAGTCCATATCCACTCACCATAGTTAATATGAGAAAATTGCATACCAATACCATCCTTTCGCTCATATTCGACTATTCCATTCGAATCAGAAATCCCTGCTTGTGTTCCATATGTATACGTAGCTCCTTTTATGGGTAGAAAACTCTCCTCATCCAACAACCTAATCTGCTGTTGCCCATAGCTAACTATTATATTAGTCAATAACAAGATAGCCATCAACCAATAGACTAATATTCTTTTAAAATTCATAAGGTGATTTTAAGATGGGTTATACTTACATAGTAAACATAATACTCTACAGCCTATACAATTGTACACGCCCACAAATACACTCAAAACCTATGTAGTGGCTGCAAGAAAACGACTGTTTTTTCTGTCTTTGATAAGAAACGAGCATGAATTTTAGCATTCTAAAATACACACAGAAGAATGATTAAAATTCATCGGGAGTTCCATATGACCATTGAAAGACAAATTATAATCATATGAAAGCTTCAAAGACAAGGCTTTCGATATTTTTGAAACCAAGGAGTTTACTGATTGTAAATGACTGTTTCAAAAATGAGAATAACGCAGTATTTGAAGTCTTCTTGCAAAGACTATGTACTGAGCTAACAATACATCACGATATGAACTGAGGAGGTCTGAAAAACCTATGTGCGAAAAAAGATATTTTAAAAGGTGAGATAAAATTCAGCTTCTGTTTTGTGCGAACCAAAGCATTGCACTTTAGAACCAAGTTACATTCAGGCATCAACAAATTTAAAGCGGACACCTCCTTAAAAATCTTGGGCTTATCTTCTTCTGAACTTTCACTTACTTTTTTCAATTGTTTCTTTAAATGGCACTTACCATTGCAAGAACTTTGTGGTTTATCCTTATTTATACAGAGAACCCGAGCTATATAATCACGGTGTATATTAAAATCCACCATAATACAAAGCCTACTGATGCTTGGCATCAAAAAAACAATGACTATTAGTATGGATATAACTTGTTTCAATGATCGGGTATCTTTATAACTTTTGCAGTAATTTAATGAATTAATGATGAAGATTTCGCATAAACAACCAACAAATACAAACATTTGTTCATAATCAATAGATAATAGCTGCAAGAAAACCACTGTTTTTTTAATTGGTCAGATTAAAGTGTACTTACATTTCTATTCTTTACATAAAGTGCCGCCTGATCATGAACAATAAACGCCGGAGGATCGTAGTGATAAGGTATGGTAAAAGAAAAAACAGAACCTTTATCAACTTCGCTTTCCACTTCAATTTTACCGCCTAATAAACCCACATATGCTTTAGTAATGGCTAAACCGATGCCAGCACCTTGATGTGCCATTATATTGGTTATATCTGCCTGTACAAAATGCTTAAAAATTTCCCTTTGCTTTTCTTTGGGTATTCCTATTCCAGAATCGGCCACTAAGAATCGAAAACAATCTGATTCCTGCACATATTCAGAAGTAATATGAACATAACCTGTGTTGGTATATTTTATGGCATTCTTTACAAGATTAGCCAGCACCGCATAGAGCTTTTCCTTATCCGTGTGCATTGTATTTTTACTTTCAGGAATATGGTTTACCAATTTCATCTCCAGTCCCTTAAGCTCTGCCTCTGGTTTAAAGAAAGTATAAATAAAATTCAGATTCGCATTGATATCCGTCTCCCCTAGCTGAATTTTCATCAACCCCGCCTCAATCTTAGAAATGTCAATAATATCGTTGATAATATTCAGCATACGCCGCCCACTATTCTCTATTAGTTCAATATATTCTCGCCTTAAATCACTACTAAGCTGCTGTTCTTTAAGAATTTCAAGAAAACCCAATATACCATTCATAGGCGTTCTTATTTCGTGACTCATATTGGCTAAGAATGCTGATTTGAGTTGATCGGATCTTATGGCGCGCTGCCTTTGTTTATAAAACTCAACCTTCACCACATACAATAAGAAAATTAATAGGAGGGCATAAAAAAACAGGTTGAGAAATATATCGGTACTGCGGGTGTGATGATCTGAGTAATTCAATATATCTGCAGTAGCGTGATAGTCTATGTAATATAATAATAGAAGGTT comes from the Saccharicrinis fermentans DSM 9555 = JCM 21142 genome and includes:
- a CDS encoding TonB-dependent receptor domain-containing protein, coding for MNFKRILVYWLMAILLLTNIIVSYGQQQIRLLDEESFLPIKGATYTYGTQAGISDSNGIVEYERKDGIGMQFSHINYGEWIWTDQQLQVLAKKGYGYRKSISVRIFPVTILAVRSKQTPSLGIKLEYHDRMAHDAAGILNQTPMLNSIRKSGNYGFDPVFRGFKYDQLNIVLNGVQSTTAACPNRMDPPTSQMAPNMIDRIEVLKGPHALRYGTGFGGTVNLVPSKLRFTRQNDAYGRLSSGYQSNGSVLTSEAQIGFRGESYDISLFGAWTQGGDYETGNNQTVQSDFERASFGTNIGLKLGNTQELNVSAIYNRARDVDFPALGMDLRKDDTWIMNARHTIRMDNTKLKSWNTTVFASFVDHLMDNLLKKIEPRMMNARTPASTYNYGARTEGVWSFAKGSLFAGADWRVEGAEGTRTREFLMGSNAGKSFEDNAWQDSYIAKNGFFGEYHLQTGQYHFVFSGRIEVNSAKVNDGSDEFTQVYGDVNQLQVNPSFSVGASRKLNQSTTVGLWLGRAQRSGGLTERFINYFSVGQDPYEMLGNPQLDAEVNNQLDMTVQWLTGKSVFNLDVFASYMQDFISSVIDTNLTAQLATSPGVRRFVNIDKAFKTGFEINWTQRLGAGLQHQLGIAYTYAQDLKREEPLPEIAPLDFRYLLRGDYFSEKLQPELSFRHVMEQSRVSNEFGETKTPSFSLLDVKLSYTISHSIQVSAGVNNLFNENYYEHLSRSVHGTSGPIFAPGRNVFGLMSIRF
- a CDS encoding sensor histidine kinase, which encodes MSKLQSLAIELFGDTDSISSEKYFVSITCFVSAIFLVILCVFHLLMGFSMQPVILAGGSSIVMSGMYYLVHFKNTVFIPKLVLTVFGLVMLDLTWYAKFLSNGPVLFYILMFGALVLWVWEGKALVVILVGYFINLLLLYYIDYHATADILNYSDHHTRSTDIFLNLFFYALLLIFLLYVVKVEFYKQRQRAIRSDQLKSAFLANMSHEIRTPMNGILGFLEILKEQQLSSDLRREYIELIENSGRRMLNIINDIIDISKIEAGLMKIQLGETDINANLNFIYTFFKPEAELKGLEMKLVNHIPESKNTMHTDKEKLYAVLANLVKNAIKYTNTGYVHITSEYVQESDCFRFLVADSGIGIPKEKQREIFKHFVQADITNIMAHQGAGIGLAITKAYVGLLGGKIEVESEVDKGSVFSFTIPYHYDPPAFIVHDQAALYVKNRNVSTL